The stretch of DNA CAAATCTTTCCATTGCTCCAAATGCGGTTCAAAATTTTCTAGGTCAAAACCCGAAAGCTATAGTAAAACACGATCTGAGTCTCTTGTTACCAGGATCGCAAGAAATTGCTACGGAGTTGAATCCAGGAAGAAGATATGAATTTTACGAAGTCTAATAAGATTAGTTGTCTGACATTATGAAAAATACATACTTAGTCAGTCCTAAGCTTAAAAAAAGCGAATAAAAGCCATATCTATTAAAGTAAACTATTCCCCGGCTGATGCTAGAGGAGGAATAGTTTATTTTGTCTCGGACGGGCTTTATTCAAAAACTTCTCTCCTAACTCTGCATAAAAACTCGAAATTGTCGTAGAGAAAAATATCAGATTAAAACAATAAAAATTTGCATCTACGAATTATTTATTTTTAGCTAACGTGCAATTTCATCTCAATAGATATACAGGGTTGAATTGCCACTAAGGAGGGAAACCATGAATACTCAATGGGAAAAAATAATTTTTAAAATCTTATGTTGGTTATTCGTAGAAGCTGTTTTTAATTTAATTGGAATTGACGATTTAATTGATTATGGTGAATTCACGCTGATACCTAAAGTAATGCTGCAAGTAAATGCTACAGAACTCGCTCTCCACCAATGTTAAATAACTACAAACTACAGAGCGTACATAAACCAATTCGCTGTAAATTTTAGTTAGGCGCGATCGCAGTTTGAGGAAAGGCTCGGTGAACAAGTTAGTTGTTTTAAAATTAGGAGAAGAAACCTTAAAAACTGGTTTTCCCGTAACTCTGCAAATTGGAGAAGAATATACTCGCCCTAGCGTTGAAATTACAGGTAATTTACCTGCCTATCCAGAAATTATCTATCATTACCGTTATTGGCAAACTATTTACCGTAATCTAAAGTTGGCATCTCGCCCCATTGGTTTACCCAAACAAACTCTTGCCGCCAATACCATAGAAGAATGTCAGCAAGCCGCAAATATTTTTAACACACATTTCAACAATTGGCTGGCAGCAGATTCTTTTCGTCCCATTCGTGAGAAATTTTTAGAAAAGCTCTCTCCAGAAGATAGCATTCGCATCCTATTACAAACTGAAGATTTTCAAATACAACAACTACCCTGGCAGCTTTGGGATTTATTAGAACAATATCCCAAAGCAGAAATAGCTTTAAGTTCTTCTGTATACGAACAGGCGGATAGAAAAGCATACATTGGCGAAAAAATCAAGATATTAGCTATTTTGGGTAATAGTCAGGGAATTGATACCAAAACTGACAGAGCCATTCTCGAACGTTTACCTAATGTTGATATTACTTTTTTAGTAGAACCAGAACGTCAAGAAATTAATGACCGATTTTGGGAACAGCATTGGCAGATTTTATTCTTTGCAGGACATAGTTCTACTCAAGAACTAAAGAATGCTGGCAAAATTTATATCAATCAAACTGAGAGTCTAACTATAACTCAATTAAAGTATGCCCTAAAAAAAGCAGTTGCAAGAGGTTTACAATTAGCTATTTTTAACTCTTGTGATGGCTTAGGATTAGCACGGGAGTTTGCACCCCTACAAATTCCTCAAATTATTGTCATGCGAGAACCAGTTCCTGACAAGGTAGCACATCAGTTTTCCAAATATTTTTTACAGGCATACTCTCAGGGAACTTCTTGTTATTTAGCCGTGCGAGAAGCAAGAGAGCGATTACAGGGTGTAGAGAGTCAATATCCTTGTGCTAGTTGGTTGCCTGTTATCTGTCAAAATCCTGCGGAAGTACCTTTAATTTGGCAAGAACTGTATAATAGCAAACCTATACTCAATTCAACTCAAGTTTTAGTCAAATTTACTCCCAATAAAAAGAAAATAAACTTATTTAGTTTTTCAGCAATCCTAATAGTAAGCACCCTGATGTTTGGGTTAGTAATGGGGACAAGATATTTTGGTTTCTTGCAATCTCTAGAATTAAAAGCGTTCGATCGCTTATTGCAATTACGTCCTTCGGAAAAACCCGATCCGCGCCTTTTAATTGTAGCCATAACAGAAGAAGATGTACGAAACCAACAATCGGAAAAACCGCGAGGTTCTCTATCAGATAAATCTCTTGCTCGGCTGTTAACACAATTAGAACAAGCTCGACCAGCAGTGATTGGGTTAGACATCTATCGGGATTATCCAGTGGATGAAGAAGATTCCGAACTAGACAAATTATTGAAAAACAGCAGTTCCCTAGTAAGTGTCTGTAAAGTTAGCAATCCTCGCGCGGGTATATCGGGTGTTGCTCCACCTCCAGAAGTTTCCAAAAATAATCTAGGTTTTAGTAATATTCTTCTAGATTCAGATAATGTGGTGCGTCGTCATTATTTAGCTTTAACTCCTCTTGCTTCTGTTTGTAATACTTCTTACTCTTTAAGTGTTCAACTTGCTTTACGCTATCTCTACAACCAAGGCATCGAACTTAAATTTACCTCTGAAGGCGCATGGCAACTAGGAAAACTAACCTTTAAACCCCTGGAATCACATACTGGAGGATATCAAGGAATTGATGCTTTAGGTCATCAAATCTTACTCAATTATCGAGCTTCACCTTCCCTAGAAGCGATCGCTCCACAAATATCTTTGGGTGATTTTTTGGCGGGAAAACTAAACGATTCGGCAATTAAAGACCGCATAGTTCTAATTGGTACGACAGCAGAGAGCTTTCGCGATTATTCTTTAACTCCCTACACTGACAATGGAAAACCCAAAATCATTCCAGGAGTAGTATTGCAAGCTCAAATGGTTAGCCAACTTATTAATGCTGCTATGGATAGAAGACCTTTATTACAAACTTGGTCGATCTGGTATGAAATCTTTTGGATATGGAGTTGGTCTTTAATTGGTAGTTTATTAGCTTGGTATTTGCGGCAGCCTAATTATTTAATAATAGGTGTTGGAGGAGTATTACTGATTTTATCTGGTGCTAGTCTGATTTTATTAATTATATTTGCTTTATGGATTCCTTTAGTTCCTGCATTTTTAGCTGTGAGCGGTAGTGCTATATGTACGGCAGTCTTTCTAGCAAATAGCAAAAACCCTAAGTTAAGTTAAGTTATAGTGAGCTTTTTATTTAAACTAAATTATTTAAAATAAAGAAAAGAGCTATTTTGTTTACTATCGATAATAATTAATACAAAGTTTTAAAAGTTTTTGATAGCTCAATTTTATGATGATTACCAACAACTATTGGCGGACTTTTAAACTAATTACCACCTTAGTTATCATAACTATCGTGGCTGGGATTGCTCGCTCTTCAAAACTATTGGCAGAGTCAGTTATTGTTAGTAGCAAATCAATCGAATTTGTTCCCCCACCTCCACCACCAGACCGTAGTGCAGCAGGCGATCGCGGTGAAGCTGCAAGTCGCGGATGTATTAATAGCGAGCAACCTTTAACAGCATTAGTTCCAAGTTATCAACAAACAATTCATTTAAATAAAGAAGAAACTATTCCAGTCACTAAAGTTTGGGGGTTAACAACCTCTGAATATCCTACTTTTTGGTTTTTAATTCCTTTCAAGCACAGGGAGATTTCGTCAATGGAGTTCGTTCTCAAAGATGAGTCTCAACAACCTAGTAAAACAATATACCGTAATTTATTAACCATACCCGAAACTCCTGGTATTATCAGCATTGCTACCAAACATCACGCTCCATCTTTAAAAATCAGCCAAACTAACCAACCAAAAATGTATCATTGGTTTCTAAAAGTACGAGTCAAATGTAACCCGCAACAGCCAGCAAAATTACATTTTGTTGAAGGATGGATCGAGCGGACTAATTTAAATTGGGAATTTGGCGATCGCTTAGAGCAGCTAACTGCTATAGAAAAGGCTGCATTTTACGCTAAAAAAGGAATATGGCACGATGCAGTGACTAACTTGGCAGAACTTAGCCTGGCTAATCCTGGCAGCGATCGCCAAAATTATGCGGCTGAATGGAAAAGCCTGTTGCAATCTGTAGATTTGGAGATTTTAGCCAACTATCCACTGCTCGACTGTTGTAAATTTCTTGAGTAAATGGCTCTACTCAACTCTTTAATGTTAGGTAACTTAAAGAGCAATTCATAACTAAGTTCGATAAAAATTGTGATAATAGTAAAATCTGGCAAAAAAAATACCCCCCATCACTGGAGAGCATTGTTTAGTCATTTATCTTTTGAGCTTTTTCCTCGTCGCTTACAGGAACTGTAATAAGCTCTGCTTGCTCGGCATTTGCGGTTTTCTCTTTATAAACTGCGAGCGCAATTACACCGATTAAAAGTGTATCTATTAAAAGCATGGGTTGGATTATCCTCGTCTAAGATTGGCTAAAAATTGACATTAAATGCTTATCTAAGCAAAAAGCGTTCCCATTTAACAAGATGAGAACGCCTTTTTTAAAACTCGATGAACGAGTTAGTTAAACTTTTTGATTAGCCGTTAATGCTAGGAGCAGAGAGTGCTACAGGAGTAGCATCGGCACTGGCAAGGTCTAAGGGGAAGTTGTGTGCATTACGCTCGTGCATTACCTCAAAACCAAGGTTGGCTCTGTTGAGTACGTCTGCCCAAGTGTTTACAACTCTTCCTTGAGAATCCATTACCGACTGGTTGAAGTTGAAACCGTTCAAGTTGAACGCCATCGTACTGATTCCCATTGCGGTGAACCAAATACCGATTACAGGCCACGCTCCTAAGAAGAAGTGTAGGCTGCGGCTATTGTTGAAA from Myxosarcina sp. GI1 encodes:
- a CDS encoding CHASE2 domain-containing protein produces the protein MNKLVVLKLGEETLKTGFPVTLQIGEEYTRPSVEITGNLPAYPEIIYHYRYWQTIYRNLKLASRPIGLPKQTLAANTIEECQQAANIFNTHFNNWLAADSFRPIREKFLEKLSPEDSIRILLQTEDFQIQQLPWQLWDLLEQYPKAEIALSSSVYEQADRKAYIGEKIKILAILGNSQGIDTKTDRAILERLPNVDITFLVEPERQEINDRFWEQHWQILFFAGHSSTQELKNAGKIYINQTESLTITQLKYALKKAVARGLQLAIFNSCDGLGLAREFAPLQIPQIIVMREPVPDKVAHQFSKYFLQAYSQGTSCYLAVREARERLQGVESQYPCASWLPVICQNPAEVPLIWQELYNSKPILNSTQVLVKFTPNKKKINLFSFSAILIVSTLMFGLVMGTRYFGFLQSLELKAFDRLLQLRPSEKPDPRLLIVAITEEDVRNQQSEKPRGSLSDKSLARLLTQLEQARPAVIGLDIYRDYPVDEEDSELDKLLKNSSSLVSVCKVSNPRAGISGVAPPPEVSKNNLGFSNILLDSDNVVRRHYLALTPLASVCNTSYSLSVQLALRYLYNQGIELKFTSEGAWQLGKLTFKPLESHTGGYQGIDALGHQILLNYRASPSLEAIAPQISLGDFLAGKLNDSAIKDRIVLIGTTAESFRDYSLTPYTDNGKPKIIPGVVLQAQMVSQLINAAMDRRPLLQTWSIWYEIFWIWSWSLIGSLLAWYLRQPNYLIIGVGGVLLILSGASLILLIIFALWIPLVPAFLAVSGSAICTAVFLANSKNPKLS
- a CDS encoding DUF928 domain-containing protein; this translates as MMITNNYWRTFKLITTLVIITIVAGIARSSKLLAESVIVSSKSIEFVPPPPPPDRSAAGDRGEAASRGCINSEQPLTALVPSYQQTIHLNKEETIPVTKVWGLTTSEYPTFWFLIPFKHREISSMEFVLKDESQQPSKTIYRNLLTIPETPGIISIATKHHAPSLKISQTNQPKMYHWFLKVRVKCNPQQPAKLHFVEGWIERTNLNWEFGDRLEQLTAIEKAAFYAKKGIWHDAVTNLAELSLANPGSDRQNYAAEWKSLLQSVDLEILANYPLLDCCKFLE